In the genome of Synchiropus splendidus isolate RoL2022-P1 chromosome 2, RoL_Sspl_1.0, whole genome shotgun sequence, the window ATGCATTATCATGACTTAAAATAAAGATGTAAACAAATAATGTAAGTGTCACTTTGAAATAAATCCTTTACTTATATTCTTGACATACAGTTGCCTAATTTAGTATTGGACCATTAgaagtgtcaaaaaaaaaaacccaaaaatgaCCCACCATTTCCTCCTCAGTTGTTATCATCGCCAAATCTGCGTCTTTAGATTGGCAATattctctgctcttcttccaGGTTTTCTCACCATTAGACAGATAATAGCAGCTGTACTTGAACTTCTTCCAGCCAATGGCGCACTGAGCTGGAATAAAGGTGGACTATGGTTAGGACAAAATCTACTGAACAAGTTGTTTACAGTTTACAGCCAGTTTTTCCTTGATTGATCCTGGATTATTCCTTTCATTTTCTGCTCataatttttaaaacacacaacacatgacACTACAAATGTTGACACACGCTGTGCCATCTGAGCCAAGGTGTGTTCTTCCTACTGTGAGCTCATCTTCTGCATAAATATTGGAAAATGTTGAATATGACTATTGGGCCTGTAGTTTGTGGAACCCGGCCGACGTTTCTACTGCGTGGGTCCTTATGGTCAGAGAATAATCCTAAATCAGTTTCAACACAGTATCATCTGACAGTGTGCTATGTCTTGCTGATGGAGATCTTACTGTTTAGTCTGTTGACGTCGAGCAGCAGCTGATCCCTCTCAGCAGTCAGGTTGTCCTTCGCCTTCCTCAGCTCATCTCGCTCCACTGTCAGGTTCCTCATGTTGCTCTCCAGGTCCCTCTTCTCTTGAACCACAGAATTGTACGAagcctccagctcatccctggctTTCACCACAATGTTGTAGCGAGCCAATACATTGTCTTTTTCGTTTGTTGCATTTCGATGAGCGCTGGCGATCTTGTCCCTCTCACTGGCAGAAGAGTTGTACTTATCTTGTAAGTGCTCAACATCCTTGACCAGGTCGTTGTAGTTCTTCTGCAGTTCTTCTTTGGTTCGAGTCATGGTATTCAGTTTGTTCTGGACAGTGTTCCGGTCTTTGGTCAAAGAGTCGTAATTGGTCTGCAGTTCATTTTTGACCTTCAGTAAAGCGTCAAACTGTGTTTGGATCAACTTTTTTGCCGAGATGGTGGTGTTGTAGTCAGACTGCAACTTCTCGTTCCCAGATTTTAACTCTTTTATCTGTGAGGCCATTGCTGAGTTACTGGTCTGcagctgactctgactctgcttCAACTCACTCGTCTCGCTAGTCAGTAAAATGTTATTGGTCTGGGTCAGATCTAGTTTCTTTGACAGGTAGTTTACATTTGCTTGTAAATGACTGTTGGAGTTTTCGATATCCTTCCGCTGGATTTGCATTGACTTCAGGTTTGCTTGTAGCTTCTCTTTGTCTTCCGTCATCAGCTTTACTTTATTTTCATGGTTTCGTCCAACTTTTCCATCTTAACCAGAAAGAGTGTGGTCAGATTCTGTGATCGCCAGATGAATAAATCAAAAAGACTGACAAACCTACAGTGAACACTCTGTCCAATCACCGCTGCCAAAAGAAGGAGGCAGAGCACAGCGAGGCAAACTGCAGCGAGCCTGACGGGGCTGTTTCGCAAGGCGAACACTGCAGCGATAGAAAGCAGAAAATGATGAAGTGATCACAGGAACTTGTGCTTTACTTCTTTATCCTtctccaaagaaaaaaaaaagtaaaggtgATGTAAGGTAATTCTTAACATTTGTTATGATTGgttacaatataatataatgttaaTAATTGACATAATTCAGGCTCTAGCTGGAGCAGAACAAAGGACCATCACTGTCACCAGAATATCGTAGTTTGCTGCCTTTGATGGAAAGGCGACTGTATCCAATTGTGCTGTCGTCCAAGTCCATCTTTGTTACCGTTGAGTCCTGGTACTCCACCGTCATCTCGGCCTCTGACTGTGACAGCCTGATAAAGCAACAAGCCTGTCTTTTAGCCAAACTGGGATCCatagtttattcatttattttattcaatacaAATCATCCGTTTTCCCTGCATGTTTGAGATGAGAACTGGTGCAGATTTGCTTACCTGCCTGCGAAGAGATGCCCGGTACGGACACAGAGACCAGCCGTGCGTTCAAGTCTGCAAGTCTTGGACCAAAAACCCCactccctcaaaaaaaaaaaaaaaaaaagctgtgtcAGCTCTTTCACTTGTGAACCGGGGAAGAGAAGCTACATCGGAAGCAAATACAAAAGTGTCTCTGAGTGTTGTCAGTTAGTGTCACCGAGGTCAGCATCAACCAATACATAATTCGAAAGAAGAAGTGCTGGGTGTGTACAGAAAAATTCAATAGAATTTTGTTCCCATGTATTGCCACAAAATATGCAAAATATCAGTGAATAATGAGGCATTGTCaatgtttttgaggaagaagagcagcttctTGTAAACAAAGGACACATTTTTATTCGAACCACGTTGTTGTAGAAGCGACATGGGAGGATGAAGTGTCGGAAGGTGACGGATCACAGACGGACAACAACGGCAACAGGGAATAGTAATGTAAATGCAAAAGTCTCGTAGGAAGGCTCAGCATTTCAAGGCATATAAACctaaaaagtgtaaaaaaaactgtgtaCTTGGTATGGATATGGTTTTAAACTCATGTATCATCAATGTGAATGTCAAGCCACATGAGGGGTTCTGTGATCGCATCACATTACATGATATGAAAAGTAGtcttcacaacttttttttaacttgagctCAATCTTACATTTCATGGGAATTTTGGATTTGCTTTCCAATGCGCTGATTATGATTGCCATTGTATTTGGCATTGTATCTGCAAATAAC includes:
- the LOC128754302 gene encoding C-type lectin domain family 10 member A-like — protein: MTVEYQDSTVTKMDLDDSTIGYSRLSIKGSKLRYSVFALRNSPVRLAAVCLAVLCLLLLAAVIGQSVHYGKVGRNHENKVKLMTEDKEKLQANLKSMQIQRKDIENSNSHLQANVNYLSKKLDLTQTNNILLTSETSELKQSQSQLQTSNSAMASQIKELKSGNEKLQSDYNTTISAKKLIQTQFDALLKVKNELQTNYDSLTKDRNTVQNKLNTMTRTKEELQKNYNDLVKDVEHLQDKYNSSASERDKIASAHRNATNEKDNVLARYNIVVKARDELEASYNSVVQEKRDLESNMRNLTVERDELRKAKDNLTAERDQLLLDVNRLNTQCAIGWKKFKYSCYYLSNGEKTWKKSREYCQSKDADLAMITTEEEMAFINGLFTKDNEVWFGLTDEGIEGNWKWVDGSSLTKAFWASGQPNSHNGKNQDCAEFWHHDSKVGEWNDESCDRERKWICER